Proteins found in one Ptychodera flava strain L36383 chromosome 16, AS_Pfla_20210202, whole genome shotgun sequence genomic segment:
- the LOC139114272 gene encoding flavin-containing monooxygenase 5-like isoform X1 codes for MPKRVAVLGAGASGLIAIKSCLDEGLEPVCFEKGTDIGGLWNYHEDIRSGHASVFRSTIINTSKEVMSFSDFPPPKEYPNFMHNTWVMKYFRLYAEHFGLIKYINFKVHISSVKPSADYDATGKWDVEYTEKEKDTSKTEIFDAVLVCTGHHVDPHVAKFPGQEDFQGRIVHTHDYKKSEGYEDKRIMVIGIGNSGGDAAVELARVGSQVFLSTKRGSWVFNRVGENGLPLDLLVGRWALELVPLSWLASLVERTLNRRFNHANYGLRPNHGVFQQHPTLNDSLPNEILSGRVKVKANVKRFLSNSVEFEDGTVEEDIDEVVMATGYTFGFPFLDESVVKVTNNEVTMYKYVFPPHMKHGTLAVIGLIQPLGAINPISELQCRWATRVFKGLAKLPSQETMMTDIKNKKEAMASRYVKSQRHTIQVDFMPYMDEIAEMIGVRPNFYKLFLTDPKLAVKCFFGPYTPYQYRLMGPGKWAGAKEAIEKIWYRVIYATKTRPVDEPLKKSGIGGFLKLFVVVAVVLAVIMKLL; via the exons ATGCCTAAAAGAGTGGCTGTTCTTGGAGCTGGAGCCAGTGGGCTGATTGCCATCAAATCTTGTCTTGATGAGGGTCTTGAACCAGTGTGCTTCGAAAAAGGTACTGACATTGGAGGACTGTGGAACTACCATGAAGATATCAGAAGTGGTCATGCCAGTGTATTCCGCTCAACTATCATCAACACTAGCAAGGAGGTGATGAGTTTCAGTGATTTTCCACCACCCAAAGAATATCCAAACTTCATGCACAATACCTGGGTGATGAAATACTTCAGACTGTATGCTGAACACTTTGGATTAATAAAGTAcataaatttcaaagttcacATCAGTAGCGTCAAACCATCAGCCGACTATGACGCGACTGGAAAGTGGGATGTAGAATACACAGAAAAAGAGAAAGACACCAGCAAGACAGAAATCTTTGATGCGGTGTTGGTGTGCACGGGCCATCATGTTGATCCACATGTGGCGAAATTTCCAGGGCAGGAAGACTTCCAGGGCAGAATCGTCCACACTCACGATTATAAGAAATCAGAAGGTTACGAGGATAAACGTATTATGGTGATCGGGATCGGCAATTCTGGTGGCGACGCAGCAGTGGAACTGGCGAGAGTTGGTTCACAG GTTTTCCTGAGTACCAAGAGAGGAAGTTGGGTATTCAATCGTGTAGGAGAAAATGGTTTACCATTAGATTTGTTAGTTGGAAGGTGGGCTTTGGAACTCGTTCCCTTGTCTTGGTTGGCATCGCTTGTTGAGCGCACTCTGAATAGGCGTTTTAACCATGCCAACTATGGGCTAAGACCAAATCATGGCGTGTTCCAGCAACATCCTACGTTGAATGACAGCTTGCCAAATGAAATCTTGTCCGGTCGTGTCAAAGTCAAGGCCAATGTGAAACGATTCTTGAGTAACAGTGTGGAGTTTGAGGATGGCACCGTTGAAGAAGACATCGAtgaggttgtcatggcgacagGATACACGTTTGGTTTCCCATTCCTGGACGAGTCCGTCGTCAAAGTGACCAACAACGAAGTGACcatgtacaaatatgtatttcctCCACACATGAAACACGGCACATTGGCGGTAATAGGACTCATACAACCACTTGGCGCAATTAATCCAATATCAGAGCTTCAGTGTCGTTGGGCTACAAGGGTTTTCAAAGGTCTtgcaaagctaccatctcaagAAACCATGATGACTGATATTAAGAATAAGAAAGAAGCGATGGCTTCAAGATATGTCAAATCACAGCGACACACCATACAAGTTGATTTTATGCCATACATGGATGAAATTGCTGAAATGATTGGTGTGAGACCCAACTTTTATAAGCTTTTTCTCACCGATCCAAAATTGGCTGTGAAGTGTTTCTTTGGTCCCTATACCCCATACCAGTATCGTTTGATGGGTCCAGGAAAATGGGCAGGTGCAAAAGAGGCCATCGAAAAAATATGGTACCGAGTCATTTATGCCACTAAGACACGACCAGTCGACGAGCCATTGAAGAAGTCTGGCATTGGTGGGTTTCTGAAATTGTTTGTCGTTGTTGCTGTGGTTCTGGCTGTCATTATGAAGTTGCTCTAG